A genomic region of Desulfosarcina ovata subsp. ovata contains the following coding sequences:
- a CDS encoding glycosyltransferase family 2 protein, producing MINCQRIALLIPACNEAESLPKVLSAWPHSVDRLIVIDNGSTDGTARIARGFGAEVVHEPRHGYGSACLRGLARLASDPPDIVAFADADGSDDLACLEPIIDPIAENRADFVLSRRVPTTPRALTPQQRFGNWLATRLIRVIWDGPYRDLGPMRAVRWRHLVDFKMRDPDYGWTVEMQIRALHRKCRIQEVAVPYRPRVAGRSQVSGTLAGVFGAGVKILWIIGREALEQPRRHRRCKD from the coding sequence TTGATCAACTGCCAACGCATCGCGCTTCTGATTCCGGCCTGCAACGAGGCCGAATCGCTTCCTAAAGTGCTGTCCGCATGGCCGCACAGCGTCGACCGACTGATTGTCATCGATAACGGATCCACGGATGGCACCGCCCGCATCGCCCGGGGCTTCGGTGCCGAGGTTGTGCACGAACCGCGGCATGGCTACGGAAGTGCTTGTCTTCGCGGGTTGGCCCGACTCGCATCGGATCCGCCGGATATCGTCGCTTTTGCCGATGCCGATGGCAGCGATGACCTGGCATGCCTTGAGCCGATTATCGATCCCATTGCAGAGAACCGGGCCGATTTTGTCCTCTCCCGGCGGGTTCCCACCACACCCCGCGCCCTGACCCCCCAGCAACGCTTCGGAAACTGGCTGGCGACTCGGTTGATCCGGGTTATTTGGGACGGGCCTTACCGCGATCTGGGCCCCATGCGGGCGGTGCGCTGGCGCCATCTGGTCGATTTTAAAATGCGTGATCCCGATTACGGCTGGACGGTCGAAATGCAAATCCGCGCCCTGCATCGAAAATGCCGTATTCAGGAGGTGGCAGTGCCTTACCGCCCCAGAGTCGCTGGGCGTTCACAGGTCAGCGGGACGCTGGCGGGCGTTTTTGGGGCGGGGGTGAAAATACTGTGGATCATCGGCCGTGAGGCGCTGGAGCAACCACGCCGCCACCGGCGCTGCAAAGATTAA
- a CDS encoding ABC transporter ATP-binding protein, translated as MNIVSFEQVSKSYRMGEVEVAALSQVSLRISKGAFAALVGPSGSGKTTALNLIGCLDLPTTGEVIVAGQPVSRLDRRRGAQFRGNKLGFVFQDFSLLPVLTVFENVEYPLLMIRDMPKAQRRPAVERVLEAVGMADQARKYPAQLSGGQKQRVAIARALVGNPELVLADEPTANLDGATAQRVMALMKRMREEFGTTFVFSTHDPRIMDQADVTFYLEDGRLLDKPPAYGEGRHA; from the coding sequence ATGAACATTGTTTCTTTCGAACAGGTTTCCAAAAGCTATCGCATGGGCGAGGTGGAGGTAGCCGCCCTGAGCCAGGTGAGCTTGCGGATTTCTAAAGGCGCCTTTGCGGCGCTCGTGGGGCCTTCGGGCAGCGGAAAAACCACCGCACTCAACCTGATCGGTTGTCTGGACCTCCCCACCACCGGCGAGGTGATCGTGGCGGGCCAGCCGGTCAGCCGCCTGGATCGTCGCCGGGGCGCACAGTTCCGGGGAAATAAACTGGGGTTCGTCTTTCAGGACTTCAGTCTCCTGCCGGTGCTCACGGTATTCGAAAATGTGGAGTATCCCCTGCTGATGATTCGCGATATGCCCAAGGCGCAACGCCGGCCGGCGGTCGAGCGCGTACTGGAGGCGGTCGGCATGGCCGATCAGGCTCGCAAATACCCGGCGCAGCTTTCCGGTGGCCAGAAGCAGCGGGTGGCCATCGCCCGCGCCCTGGTGGGCAACCCGGAGCTGGTCCTGGCGGACGAACCCACGGCCAATCTGGACGGCGCCACGGCCCAGCGGGTGATGGCCCTAATGAAACGCATGCGCGAAGAATTCGGCACCACCTTCGTCTTTTCCACCCACGATCCCCGGATCATGGATCAGGCCGATGTGACTTTCTATCTGGAAGACGGAAGGCTTCTGGACAAACCACCGGCATACGGGGAGGGTCGCCATGCTTAA
- a CDS encoding ABC transporter permease, giving the protein MKIWIAFWNIMLKDMRTYYLKPPNVSWGIIFPLAWTAMFFIKTGSGLKSILTLLPGVVAVSILFGTTSMLAVTVTFEKKNRSFERLLMAPIPLELLMLAKTSGAILFGVANALVPVAIAAFLVNLSQATWSAFLPAVVLIAVVSTFLGLFIAVAVSEVFEAQTFSNFFRFPMIFLCGLFFPIAKLPVFLKPLSYALPLTYGVDILRWSVAGQNLFPPALDFGVLVIFCALLFWLSLINVRKRWIV; this is encoded by the coding sequence ATGAAAATCTGGATCGCATTCTGGAACATTATGCTCAAGGATATGCGGACGTACTACCTGAAGCCGCCCAATGTCAGTTGGGGAATCATTTTCCCGCTGGCGTGGACGGCCATGTTCTTCATCAAAACCGGCAGTGGGCTGAAAAGCATCCTCACCCTGCTGCCCGGCGTGGTGGCCGTTTCGATCCTGTTCGGCACCACCTCCATGCTGGCGGTCACCGTGACGTTCGAGAAAAAGAACCGTTCATTCGAACGGTTGCTAATGGCGCCCATACCGCTTGAACTGTTAATGCTGGCCAAAACCAGCGGCGCGATTTTGTTTGGCGTGGCCAATGCCCTGGTGCCGGTGGCCATCGCGGCGTTTCTGGTCAATCTGTCCCAGGCGACCTGGTCGGCATTCTTGCCCGCCGTGGTGCTGATCGCCGTGGTCTCGACGTTTCTGGGCCTGTTCATCGCCGTGGCGGTCAGCGAGGTCTTCGAGGCGCAGACCTTTTCCAATTTTTTCCGTTTCCCCATGATTTTCTTATGCGGGTTGTTCTTCCCCATTGCCAAGCTACCCGTTTTTCTCAAGCCATTATCCTACGCCCTGCCGTTGACTTACGGTGTCGACATCCTGCGCTGGAGCGTTGCAGGGCAGAACCTTTTTCCACCGGCATTGGATTTTGGCGTTCTGGTGATATTCTGCGCCCTGTTGTTCTGGCTGAGCTTAATCAATGTCCGCAAGCGCTGGATTGTTTGA
- a CDS encoding Hsp20/alpha crystallin family protein produces the protein MADSKELQVKEKQEAASPAEQTRPGVVFTPDVDICENEQQITLLADMPGVTPGDVTIDINDNVLSISGEVKPFEEGNESDVLIEFEIGRYYRQFTLSEMIDQRRIEAKHENGVLRLTLPKAEKAIPRQITVTAG, from the coding sequence ATGGCTGATTCCAAAGAACTTCAGGTCAAGGAAAAGCAAGAGGCGGCCAGCCCCGCCGAACAGACCAGACCCGGCGTGGTCTTTACACCGGATGTGGATATTTGCGAGAACGAACAGCAGATCACCTTGCTGGCGGACATGCCCGGTGTCACTCCCGGTGATGTCACGATCGACATCAACGACAACGTACTGAGCATTTCTGGCGAAGTCAAGCCGTTTGAAGAGGGAAATGAATCAGATGTCCTCATCGAGTTTGAAATCGGCAGATACTACCGGCAGTTCACGCTGTCCGAGATGATCGATCAGAGAAGGATCGAAGCCAAGCACGAAAACGGGGTGCTGCGCCTAACCCTGCCCAAAGCGGAAAAGGCAATCCCCCGACAGATCACGGTAACCGCCGGATAA
- a CDS encoding outer membrane lipoprotein-sorting protein, with product MKIALNTAVVLMLCMLAGAAWGEPLSGTEILAQVDQNLQPNDLEMYRKIINIEPDGSRKEFVLWFLKKDQDKIVTLFVSPASEAGRATLRLGDNMWLYIPNVGRPIRITSMQTIVGGIFNNADIMRLDYSVEYDVTALQEDQGQYLLELKAKTGAVAYDRLKMWVLKEERVPTRIDCFAATGMLIKTLHFKEIKDIGDGVRRPSVMETDSPLHKGYRSVMIFANLKKRRLADEVFTLNYLPRIKDLR from the coding sequence ATGAAAATAGCCTTGAACACGGCGGTGGTCCTGATGCTCTGCATGCTGGCTGGTGCCGCCTGGGGGGAACCGTTGAGCGGTACCGAGATCCTTGCCCAGGTGGACCAAAACCTCCAGCCAAACGACCTTGAAATGTACCGCAAAATCATCAACATCGAACCGGACGGCAGCCGGAAGGAGTTCGTGCTCTGGTTCCTCAAAAAGGACCAGGACAAAATCGTGACCCTGTTTGTCTCCCCGGCCAGTGAGGCGGGGCGTGCCACCCTGCGACTGGGCGACAACATGTGGCTCTACATTCCCAATGTGGGCCGGCCGATCCGCATCACCAGCATGCAGACGATTGTGGGCGGCATCTTCAACAACGCCGATATCATGCGGCTGGACTACAGTGTCGAGTACGACGTCACGGCCTTGCAGGAAGACCAGGGCCAGTATCTGCTGGAGCTGAAAGCCAAGACCGGCGCGGTTGCCTATGACCGGCTGAAGATGTGGGTGCTCAAGGAGGAACGGGTGCCCACGCGCATCGATTGCTTCGCGGCCACGGGCATGCTCATCAAAACCCTGCATTTCAAGGAGATCAAGGATATCGGGGACGGTGTCAGGCGCCCGTCGGTGATGGAGACCGACAGCCCGCTGCATAAGGGGTATCGCTCGGTCATGATTTTTGCTAACCTGAAGAAACGCCGCCTGGCGGATGAAGTTTTTACCCTCAACTACCTGCCCCGGATTAAGGATCTGCGCTAA
- a CDS encoding glycosyltransferase family 2 protein, translated as MTSELLHALSIVHFVALGGLATYGLHRLWLLWHWWPMRHCRDPKPPDIAGRTRPRVTIQLPFYNERYVAARLIDAAARMRWPTDRLEIQILDDSTDDTSRIVDRCAAFWRASGINARVLRRQNRIAYKAGALSCGLVRAKGDLIAVFDADFLPDEDFLVRTVPYFADPAIGMVQVRWGFLNSSHSWLTRIQALLLGPHFGIEHRVRCHRGCFFNFNGTAGVWRRQAIETAGGWQADTVTEDLDLSYRAQMAGWRFLYLNDYAVPSELPVTLEDFRRQQHRWAKGSIQTARKILPQLLGSTLPVCIKIEATFHLLANLGWLLGALVTLTLYPTILIRSGIGPYQILRLDLPLFLGATLTILAFFFLYASDQRQRERLRCLPLLPIFTIGLAPSLALSVIQGIFQRGGVFDRTPKYGLRDAQRLPEVPIADGQRSTRYLLLNLSGLIYAFLPVWFAWRHETWLAVPFLLVFPSGFTLVILQAGREWWHDRRLRRFQESILEGENREKA; from the coding sequence ATGACATCTGAGCTTCTCCATGCACTGAGTATCGTCCATTTTGTCGCACTGGGCGGGCTGGCCACTTACGGCCTGCACCGCCTGTGGCTGTTGTGGCACTGGTGGCCGATGCGCCATTGCCGCGATCCCAAGCCGCCTGATATTGCCGGTAGGACCCGTCCACGGGTCACCATCCAGCTGCCATTTTACAATGAGCGGTATGTGGCCGCCAGGCTGATCGATGCTGCGGCACGAATGCGATGGCCAACCGACCGGCTTGAAATCCAGATTCTGGATGACTCGACGGATGATACCAGCCGGATTGTCGATCGGTGTGCCGCGTTCTGGAGGGCAAGCGGGATAAACGCCCGCGTGCTGCGCCGGCAAAACCGCATCGCTTACAAGGCCGGCGCCCTGTCCTGCGGACTGGTGCGTGCCAAGGGTGATCTGATCGCCGTCTTCGATGCCGATTTCCTACCGGATGAAGATTTCCTTGTGCGCACCGTTCCCTATTTCGCCGACCCGGCCATCGGTATGGTTCAGGTGCGTTGGGGTTTTCTCAACTCGAGCCACTCATGGTTGACCCGAATCCAGGCGTTGCTGCTCGGACCCCATTTCGGCATCGAACACCGGGTCCGCTGCCACCGGGGGTGCTTCTTCAACTTCAACGGAACGGCCGGGGTCTGGCGGCGGCAGGCCATCGAAACCGCCGGCGGCTGGCAGGCCGATACGGTAACCGAAGATCTGGACCTGAGCTATCGGGCTCAAATGGCCGGCTGGCGGTTTCTTTATCTCAACGATTACGCAGTGCCCTCGGAACTGCCGGTCACCCTGGAAGATTTCCGTCGTCAGCAGCACCGCTGGGCCAAAGGCTCCATTCAAACCGCCCGCAAAATCTTGCCACAGCTCCTTGGCAGCACGCTGCCCGTCTGCATTAAGATCGAGGCGACGTTTCACCTGCTGGCCAATCTCGGCTGGCTGTTGGGCGCCCTGGTTACGCTGACCCTTTATCCCACGATTCTGATACGATCGGGCATCGGTCCCTATCAGATCCTGCGCTTGGATCTACCGTTATTTCTGGGTGCAACCCTTACGATCCTGGCTTTTTTTTTCCTCTACGCCAGTGATCAACGCCAAAGGGAGCGGCTACGCTGCCTGCCGCTGTTGCCCATCTTTACCATCGGCCTTGCGCCCAGCTTGGCGCTGTCCGTGATCCAGGGCATTTTCCAGCGCGGTGGAGTGTTCGATCGCACCCCCAAATACGGCCTTCGGGACGCGCAGCGGTTGCCGGAAGTCCCCATTGCCGATGGTCAGCGCTCGACGCGCTATCTGTTGCTGAATTTGTCGGGCCTGATTTATGCGTTTCTGCCGGTATGGTTCGCCTGGCGCCATGAAACCTGGTTGGCTGTACCCTTCCTGCTCGTGTTTCCCTCAGGTTTCACCCTGGTGATCCTGCAAGCGGGCCGTGAATGGTGGCATGATCGGCGGCTGCGACGCTTCCAGGAAAGTATCCTCGAGGGAGAAAACAGAGAGAAAGCATAG
- a CDS encoding ABC transporter ATP-binding protein, whose product MDESIVVENLAKSFEHVEAVAGVAFNVREGELFGFLGPNGAGKTTTINMLTGLARPDAGTIRIGGIDCTANPKAAQHLVGVVPDESNLYQELTGFDNLCFCAALYGMGKTERRARARELLDAFGLAQAADRRFAGYSKGMKRKLTIAAGIIHRPAILFLDEPTTGIDVGSARQVRQLIADLHRAGTTIFLTTHYIEEAERLCGRIAFIVSGRIVRIDTVERLIQPIKAKHVLQIACANMPDDVHARLTEAFPDLEFSVPVNGLIRVEAEHPVGVGPLVRLLEMHSAEVLEAKRVRPSLEDIFVRITGIEAAAMRKEKERKGGGR is encoded by the coding sequence ATGGACGAGTCTATTGTTGTCGAGAATCTGGCCAAATCCTTTGAACATGTGGAAGCGGTCGCCGGTGTCGCCTTCAACGTCCGCGAAGGTGAACTATTCGGTTTCCTCGGCCCCAACGGTGCCGGGAAAACCACCACCATCAACATGCTGACCGGTCTGGCAAGGCCGGATGCGGGAACGATTCGCATCGGTGGCATTGACTGCACGGCCAACCCCAAGGCGGCCCAGCACCTCGTCGGTGTGGTTCCGGACGAAAGCAACCTCTACCAGGAATTGACCGGTTTCGATAATCTTTGTTTCTGTGCAGCGCTTTACGGCATGGGCAAAACCGAAAGGCGGGCCCGGGCCCGGGAACTGTTGGATGCTTTTGGTCTGGCCCAGGCGGCGGATCGCCGCTTCGCCGGCTATTCCAAGGGCATGAAGCGCAAGCTCACCATTGCCGCCGGCATCATACACCGGCCGGCGATCCTTTTCCTGGACGAACCCACCACGGGCATCGATGTGGGCAGCGCCAGGCAAGTTCGTCAGCTGATTGCCGATTTGCATCGGGCCGGCACCACCATTTTTCTCACCACGCATTACATCGAAGAGGCGGAACGGCTGTGCGGCCGGATTGCATTCATCGTATCCGGCCGGATTGTGCGCATCGACACGGTCGAACGCCTGATCCAGCCGATCAAGGCCAAACACGTCCTGCAGATTGCCTGCGCAAACATGCCGGACGATGTTCACGCCAGGCTGACCGAGGCTTTTCCCGATCTGGAATTCTCGGTGCCGGTGAATGGCTTGATCCGCGTGGAAGCAGAACATCCGGTTGGGGTGGGTCCCCTGGTTCGGCTGCTGGAAATGCATTCCGCGGAGGTGCTCGAAGCCAAAAGGGTGCGTCCGTCCCTTGAGGATATTTTCGTACGCATCACCGGTATCGAGGCGGCGGCCATGCGCAAGGAGAAAGAGCGAAAAGGAGGTGGCCGATGA
- a CDS encoding sulfurtransferase, translating into MARLLGLLTFLVGATVGMDGFAYDLGVIDVKTLAAGKTAWIVLDARPPAVYRKGHLPGALSFSWEAYTRIDAQKIPYRIWPAAELAAALGGMGIDENAPIVVYGDADTTWGGEGWCCWALIWLGHQGPVRMLDGGVQAWQRAGMAMTDTDAPQSGAGATYHAWPRGEVTINCQEIADLADNQILVDTRSTLEWLTGHLPGAVHLSWTSLYEGKDRHPIDAKRYGELLGKQGIDADMEPVFYCTGGVRSAYAWVIHQLYMSSPARNFEGGTEAWDRYPNR; encoded by the coding sequence ATGGCGAGGTTACTGGGGTTGTTGACCTTTTTGGTGGGCGCCACCGTGGGCATGGACGGGTTTGCCTATGATTTGGGGGTGATCGATGTAAAAACGCTGGCAGCCGGCAAAACCGCATGGATCGTCCTGGATGCGCGTCCACCCGCGGTCTACCGGAAGGGGCATCTGCCCGGTGCGCTCTCTTTCTCCTGGGAGGCCTATACCAGAATTGATGCCCAAAAGATACCTTACCGGATCTGGCCGGCAGCGGAATTGGCCGCGGCCTTAGGTGGCATGGGAATCGACGAGAACGCTCCGATCGTGGTGTACGGTGATGCCGACACCACCTGGGGCGGGGAAGGATGGTGCTGCTGGGCACTGATCTGGCTGGGCCATCAGGGTCCGGTGCGCATGCTGGATGGCGGGGTGCAGGCGTGGCAACGGGCCGGGATGGCGATGACCGACACGGATGCCCCGCAATCCGGCGCCGGCGCCACGTATCATGCCTGGCCGCGCGGTGAGGTGACCATCAACTGCCAGGAAATCGCCGACCTGGCCGACAACCAGATCCTGGTCGACACCCGATCCACCCTGGAGTGGCTCACCGGCCACCTTCCGGGGGCCGTCCACCTCTCCTGGACATCGCTCTACGAAGGAAAAGACCGTCACCCCATCGACGCGAAGCGTTATGGGGAGCTGCTCGGCAAGCAGGGGATCGACGCCGACATGGAGCCGGTTTTCTACTGTACCGGCGGCGTTCGCTCGGCCTATGCCTGGGTGATTCACCAGCTTTACATGTCCTCACCGGCGAGAAATTTCGAAGGCGGCACCGAAGCCTGGGACCGCTATCCAAACCGGTAG
- a CDS encoding ABC transporter permease translates to MLKILSLALKNLLRNKRRTLLTGMLIVVGIVAVIVFAGLSESFKRAIVGQITDSMLSHLQIHRKGYMSSVDNLPLDRMLTAKAYAKLSAILIENPGIEAFSPRIKFGAMLSNYAQTTNVRLNGIDPQKEQATAPLLISRIRDTAHGDLLVAPGEVLLPEALAKGMGVGAGDTVVLVANNKDGSVNGMTFKVAGLVENLMGPGGRDGYLHIDDAAALLRMETREISEVAVRVNDFDRIEAVAAALRGILDPMTNPQNKPMFELHTWQQLTPFYNVVRMINIMTLGVRTILIAVVLISVLNVMMMSVYERVREIGTLAAMGTPPGRILGLFVAEGFCLGLFSALAGAVIGLLILWILNLKGVAVTFGGANQVFTLAPSVSPGELTSACLIVVGVSILASLQPAAKASRLAPVDALRHI, encoded by the coding sequence ATGCTTAAAATCCTGAGTCTGGCACTGAAAAACCTGCTGCGGAACAAACGTCGCACATTGCTCACCGGCATGCTGATCGTCGTCGGTATTGTGGCGGTGATCGTATTCGCCGGGCTGAGCGAATCCTTCAAGCGGGCCATCGTGGGGCAGATCACCGATTCCATGCTGAGCCATCTGCAGATCCACCGCAAGGGCTACATGTCCAGTGTGGACAACCTGCCGCTGGACCGCATGCTAACGGCCAAAGCCTATGCGAAACTGTCCGCCATCCTGATCGAAAACCCCGGGATCGAGGCTTTCTCCCCGCGAATCAAATTCGGCGCCATGCTGAGCAATTACGCCCAGACCACCAATGTGCGGCTCAACGGTATCGACCCGCAAAAAGAGCAGGCCACCGCGCCGCTGCTGATTTCGCGCATCCGCGATACCGCCCATGGGGATCTTTTGGTGGCCCCCGGCGAAGTCCTGCTGCCCGAGGCCCTGGCCAAAGGCATGGGTGTCGGCGCCGGTGATACCGTGGTGCTGGTGGCCAACAACAAGGACGGATCGGTCAACGGAATGACCTTCAAGGTGGCCGGGCTGGTCGAGAACCTCATGGGGCCGGGCGGCCGGGACGGGTACCTGCATATCGACGATGCCGCCGCCCTGCTGCGCATGGAAACGCGTGAAATCAGCGAAGTCGCCGTACGGGTGAACGATTTTGACCGGATCGAAGCGGTGGCCGCGGCCTTGCGAGGCATTCTCGACCCCATGACCAACCCGCAGAACAAACCCATGTTCGAACTGCACACGTGGCAGCAGTTGACGCCGTTTTACAACGTGGTGCGCATGATCAATATCATGACCTTGGGTGTCCGGACGATCCTGATCGCCGTGGTGCTGATCAGCGTGCTCAACGTGATGATGATGAGTGTCTACGAACGCGTGCGCGAGATTGGCACACTGGCCGCCATGGGCACCCCGCCGGGACGAATTCTGGGCCTGTTCGTGGCCGAGGGGTTCTGCCTGGGGCTCTTCAGCGCCCTGGCCGGCGCGGTCATCGGTCTGCTGATTCTCTGGATTCTGAATCTCAAAGGGGTGGCCGTCACCTTCGGCGGCGCCAACCAGGTTTTTACCCTGGCGCCCAGTGTTTCTCCGGGCGAGCTGACGTCGGCCTGTCTCATCGTTGTGGGCGTTTCGATCCTGGCCAGCCTGCAGCCGGCCGCCAAGGCGTCCAGGCTGGCGCCGGTGGATGCCTTGCGCCATATATAG
- a CDS encoding Hsp20/alpha crystallin family protein — MFARRLFNYPSVGWDHPFAELNRMSRQMDRLARTLRARPGMPWMAAKVFPAVNLTEDKEKYYVRAELPGIKADALDIQVQNRKLTITGKRTIESEGENVRYHRKEREAGKFSRIISLPGDIDANRVDAKMVDGMLTVAIGKLESSKPRQITVN, encoded by the coding sequence ATGTTTGCAAGAAGACTCTTCAATTATCCGTCGGTGGGTTGGGACCATCCGTTTGCGGAATTGAATCGCATGTCCCGTCAGATGGACCGCTTGGCCCGCACATTGCGCGCCAGACCGGGGATGCCCTGGATGGCTGCCAAGGTCTTTCCAGCGGTCAATCTCACGGAAGATAAGGAAAAATACTATGTCCGGGCCGAACTTCCCGGTATCAAGGCCGATGCGCTGGATATCCAGGTCCAGAACCGGAAGCTGACCATCACGGGCAAGCGCACGATTGAATCGGAAGGCGAGAACGTCAGGTATCACCGCAAGGAACGGGAGGCGGGCAAGTTTTCCCGGATCATCAGCCTGCCCGGAGACATCGACGCCAACAGGGTTGACGCCAAAATGGTCGATGGCATGTTGACGGTGGCCATCGGCAAATTGGAATCGTCAAAACCGAGGCAGATTACAGTTAATTAA